A region of the Bos mutus isolate GX-2022 chromosome 18, NWIPB_WYAK_1.1, whole genome shotgun sequence genome:
TCCGTCGGATGGGCTCATGTCAGTCCGACTGGCTTCTCTGCACACCCTGGTCTCTGCCCGTTCCTGGCCATGTAGCTGGGGACTTgttcctgagcttcagttttgtcatctgtaaaatgggatggtGGTCATGTCTAACCTACAAGGTGTGCTGTAAAGATTCAGAGACACTTTGCAGTCTGGACACTTGTCATGGGTCACAGGCCAACGtagcacatgtgctcagtcagcACTGgtgcatattttctttcttccttccccctcctcctcctcgttttccccctttattttccttcttttttgaaaACACAATTCACATAGGCTTCATCTAGCCTTCCTCTTGGTTCCGATTAAGATTTTCACTTGTTTTGAGCACTTTCTCCAGCACCTTCCTTAGAAATGGTATACCTGTCTGTAAATATCTCAACATTCACCCATCTCCAAGGATTCTTGTCTCATAGCTCTTTTTTCTCATGTTAATATCCATAATTTCTTACACCCTCAGCTTCCAGGTATGTAAAATTGGCCAAACTCTCCATCTTTGATGGGGTTGTCAGGGGACCCACTAAGACCAGGCATGTAAAGCCCTTAGCGCAGGGCCTGGTGTATAGTGAGTGCAGCAGGTTCTCTGATATGGTGCTAGGAGTGTTATTAAGAGGTTGGAAGGTTGCGGGACCATGCTGACACTCGCTCTCTCCCAGGTTTCGGGACAGGGAGTGGATGCGGGCGAATGAGCAAGGCCTTTCCTCTCTCGAGTTCCGGAAGCTCCAGGAGGTGCCCGTGGAGGCTGTGGATGCCAGTGGTTGTGCCATCAACTACCAAGGCCTGGACAACCTCTGTGAGTGGGGTGGGGCGGGATGAGGTGGAGACGGACCAGGCTCTGCCCTTTCGTGGTGGGCTCCAGAAGGGCCGTCAGTGCCAtcctccctctgccccctgcagtggcccTGAAGGAGCTCCAGTCCCTGTCGCTGCGGCGCTGTCCCCACGTGGATGACTGGTGTCTCGGCCGCCTCTACCAGCTGGCCGACTCACTGCAGGAGCTCTCCCTAGCCGGCTGCCCCCGCATCTCTGAACGGGGCCTCGCCTGCCTCCACCACCTCCAGTGAGACCTCAACTCAGGCTGGGCCCCAGACCAGGGGAGGGCAGTacccccatccctgcctcctgGACAGACCTAGAGCTGGTGGTGGGTCAGCATAGATGAGCTGCGCAGTGAACCTCTGGGAGGGTGGGAAGACTCTTAGTCTTCCTGCCTTTTTGTATGAATGAAATTACAAGATATTTACACTGTTGTGGGACAGCAGGAGCCAGAGGTGTGCAGTTTGTAATGAACACAGTGGGTCTCATGTACTTGAGCAAAGATTTTATTCGAAAGCTGGGGGTCAGCATGGGGGCAGGTACACcccccacactcacacacacagatgccATCCTTACATGTGACCCCCCCCTCACCCCCCCATCTTGCCTCCTCTCAGGAACCTCCGCAGGCTGGATATCTCCGACCTTCCTGCTGTGTCCAACCCGGGCCTCACTCAGATCTTGGTGGAGGAGATGCTGCCCCACTGTGAGGTTCTGGGGGCTGACTGGGCACAGGGCCTCAAGGTGGGGCCAGAGGAGCAGTCCCGGGACGCAGCCAGCAGCCCCATCCCCGCCTGGCCTTCGGCCCCTCCCCATCAAGCAAGGTCTCTGCCAGGCTGTGCTGAGCGCCCAACAGCTCATCCTTCTGGTTCTGTTTGGCTCACTCAACTCGGGGGGTcgggctggggtgaggggaggagagcCTGAGGTTGGGACATTGGTTCTCCACCACCGGGGTGCTCTGGCTGGCTGCACCCAGCCTGAAGCTCACAGCTCCTCTCAGCTTGTCAGGTAGCCCTCTCCACATGCTTCTCCTTCCCAGTTTCAGGAGCCCCCTTCTCTATCCTAGGGGAGGTAAGGGCCCCTGGCTGCAAGTAGCCCCAGGGAGCTGCACTCTCCCCTGTGGTTGCCCCGTACCATGCCCACTTCTCTGGCAAGAAACTTCTCTTGACTTCTGTCAGAAGTCGGATTATCCCACTTGCATGTGCTCCTGTTTCCTGCCAGGGGGCACTACTGGCATTCTACAGGGCTGGTTCTTCCCTGTGTGGGTCGACTCGGCTCACTGCAGGCTGCAGTATCCCTGGTCCATATCCACTACATGTGGGGCGTCCCACAGCCTTCTCCTTATTGACGCTCAGCTCCAAATTCAACGTTGTTTGCTCTGTGTAAATTGATCTGGGCCTTTGAAGTATTCTCCTTTGCTAACTGGCCTGATAAGGGTTGCCAGTAGAGGGCGCCCAAGAGATGTTCCTCAAGGGAGGAAAGGCTTTTGCTTTGTGGCTCTGCTCAGGGGTGCTTGCTCAGCTGCCCTGCAGCGCATGGTGGTGCAGGGCTCCCCGCATCTGCTGAGGTGAATCAGGTGGTCAGCAGCTTCCCCTGGcgccctccacccccaaccctgcaCAGGACAGCCTCCACTGAGGTGTCTCTCTGAATGCCTCTCCACCATACCCCTGAAGGTGGATTTCCAGTAACTCCCAGGGCCCCTTACCAATGAATCCCCTCCTTACTTCACTTTGCTGTTAAAGTCATTGATTCTCTATATTAAACTTTCCCTGTTCAAATTACTGTGTGGCTTCTCTCTCTAGATTGGATCCAGACTGATAAGAGCCTTGGCATCTGGAGTGttcccagagataaattcacaaaGACAGGATTTGGGGGTTGGTTTGTTCCTGCCTTTGGCTTGATTGCACTACTGAGCTCCTTGGCAGTGGGAAATGAGACATGAGAAATCCATGGCCTTAATGTCATCAACAGGATGAATGGATAATGGTGCCTTTGGCTTGAGTCCACTGCTGAGCTCCTTGGCAGTAGGAAATGAAACATTAGAAATCCATGGCCTAAATGCCATCAACAAGATGAATGGGTAACAAAGATGTAGGGGGTATATGTGATACATAgtgaatactactcagccgtgaaaaagaatgaagtaatgccatttgcaacagcatggattgACCgggagattatcatattaagtgaagtaagtctgacagagaaaaatatatcacttatatgtagaatttttttttaatgatacaaatgaacttcaaaaactcatagacttagagaaaaaCCTATGGCtactgggggaaggagaggagatagcctgggagtttgggattgacatgcacatgctgctatatttaaaacagacggagttccttggtggtccagtggttaggactgtgcttCCTCTACTAATGGCATGAAAGGTGGCTGCTGTGAGCTGTGTGTTTCACCGGGATCCGTGACCTCCGGAGGAGAGGATTTCAATCTGGggtcagagatgaggcttgactGCTTGGGGAACTTTTTGTgtaacaaagttttattaaagtatagagatagggaaagcttctgacactgACATCAGAagaggacagaaagagtgcccccttgctagtttttagcaaggtgtTTTATATCTGTTAGAAAGCTactaatcagataagagagacacctcaaggctgagggagtttcactAGACCTCTCCCACAATAGATAGGATGGCatcccccagccataaaacaattgataggaatactggtttgttgagccattatcagcccaaggtttgagaaaagaaaaaaagttagtcttgggtggaaccattttgaagaaaggcaaattctaaagcaaatacatagtttaaaaaacatttccacAAGAAAAACACTGGTTGGCTCAAGGCAGGACgtctgccacttgcagtttatttcctcctgctgcttgggAACCTCTGGCCTTCGTGCCTGTTCCCTCTCAGGCACACGTTcaacccctggctggggaactaagaggGGCCAAACAAAAAGTAggctaaataaccaacaaagaccttaTGTATAACACAGCGAACTCTGCTTCACGTTCTGTAATGGGAAACGAATTTGAGAAATAGCGAACATATAcatgaatcactttactgtacacctgaaactaacacactgttaatcaactattgTTGTTTagacactcagtcgtatccaactctttgtgtacccaaggactgtagctcaccaggctctgtccatgggattctccaggcaagaagacgagtgggttgccatttcctcctccagggaatcttcccaacccagggatcaaacgtaggtctcctgcattggcaggcaggtttttttttttttttttaaaccactgagctacctgggaatactccagtataaaataaaaattaaaaaaataacaatccAAGGCATGCAGCAGCATCACAAAAATGTTACCGCCTGGGGTTGTGATGAGGTGCCAGTGAGGTGCCACGTGCCCTGGGGGGCCCTGTGGCTGCTGGGCGTGACACTGGCAGTAATGACAGCTCTAAAGATAGGGTTGGGCAGATTCCCTCAAGTGCCCAGCTCAGTCACCCGCCTCGGAATTGGCAAGCTCCCATGACAGCATTTCCCCCCGACCAAAGTTATTGCTCACAGATACTGCTGAAAATACAACCCAGTGTTTAGGTTTGTGGGTTGCCGAGTTATGACACTTGAATTCCCCAGTCTGGACAAGTTTCTTGTCTGGTGGTAGTGAGGGTGCTGACTGGTACATGGTGGGATCCAGAAACCTGGAGTCAGATCATCTGGTTGGACCCAGAGGAAAGAGATGACCTCGAACCCCCAAGCTCCTGGAAGCCTTCCCTAACAATGTGGGGAGACCACCTGCGATCCTGCTCTTGAAAGCCCGGCCATGACCTCCCCTGGAGCAAATGCCTTGAAAGGGAGACCTGCTTTTCTTGAGACTTACCACAAGCGCCCCCTGCTGTCACTAGACCCACAAGTGCCACAGGTCAAGCCTCAGCACGCTCCGGGGAGCGGGTGCTCAGGCGACCCAGAAGGGAACAGCTCTTACACAGAAGGGCAAGACCTGCAGACAGATGTACAGTCAACACTCAAGAAGCCGCATGGGAGTGGATTCTCAGGGTGTTAGGCCAGTGAGAGCGGACCTCACTGCACGGAGCAAAGCTCACTGATACAAGGGCGCTTACTGGAGACTCTGGATATAATGAGTTAGCTAGTGCAGCTGGTGGTGTCCCGACAGTTTTCTTGGTTGGCTGACTGGAACTTGGGACTCAACAGTGACCTATGGTTACTAAGGTGAGAAACCGGAACTGCCCAGGCATAAACTGGAGAGGGAGATCCAAAGACCTGGGGAGGCAGAAATGCAGGCTGGGGTCCACATTCCACCAGAAGGCACCCACCTCTAGTCACTCGACATCAGACCTCCTGTTCCAGTCGCTGGATGGTTTCTCTCCTCACTGGAATGTCTGCAGACAAGGCACACAGCAACCCGAACTGTCCACCCTGCCCCTGGTTTGTGCTCTGGGAGTAGCTAGATGAGCCAAGAGTCGGGGGGCTAAAcagccccctgccctgcctggggGTAAAAAGGCTTACAGACCCCTTCCAGGAGCTCTCAgagccctgccccagcccactCTGGCTTTTATTCCATCAATAGTCCTCACCTTCTCCACACACTCTTCCTCCATCTGGTCCCATGGGCTCCATTACTCAAACTGCCGTGGCTGACAGGGTTCCTGCAGTGATTTGGACAGTTCCCAACCCAAGCTGGGGGTCAGGCCAAGCTCACctgcaggtggggaggaggggggtgcAGTTCCCTCACTCTCACCCCAGGCTCTAGGAGGTCTAGGATGAGCCAGCCCCACCAGcctgcctccccagacagctgtaGCAGCCCCAACAGCAGAGGCCCCTGTAGGGCAGGGCCGTAAACATAGGCAGACACCCTCTGGTCCCAAGGGGGCCGGATGTGAGTGTTCCCGAGTCACCGTGCAGCTGTAGGAGGGGCCGGCCCAGGGCTGGAGAGAGGGACCAGCAGGGAGGACTGCGGCCCTGCCAGGCACCCaagggaatgggggtgggggtggcggtgcGGGGGGTCAGCCCAGCTCCAGGGCTCCTGGTGCCCCCACCCGTCACCCTTCACTGCCCCTGGCTTGGCTCCCCCTCCACCCACTCGctccccagctcctccccagcTTCCTCTCAGCCTCTCCCTGGCTCTGGCTGTTCGCCCACTCCGGCTCTCTGCTTCCACCCCTAGTCCCTCCACCTGCCCCTCCacattctctccccaccccttccccccgGGGCTCTCCTTATCTCCTGCGGCTCCACCTCTAGCCTCTCCTCTGGGCCTCcctgagcctccctctcctccctccctgcccctgtgGTCTCCCCGGTTCTCTGCTTCCTCGGCCAGTGTCTTCTCCTCCTCACTAGTCCCTTTCCCCCGCCCTTGACTCCTGGCAACACCACCACTCCCCTGCCTCTGGCAAGGCCCCCTGCCCTCTCAGCACATTCACTGCCCGCCTCCTCCCCTGGCCAGGCCcaacccctggcctcaggcttggCCACTTTGGGGCTCTGCCTCTCCCTGGGTCACTCTGACACTTCCCAGCCCCGGCTAGGTGGCCCTCAGCCTCACCCTCCCTGGGACTCTCGGTTCTCCCCTTCCGGGTCTGCCAGCTCCCGTGCACCTTTCCCGCGGTCTCACCAGAAAACCAGCCCCGACACGCCCCAGCCCCATCCCTCAGGCCTGCCTCTTGCCCTCCCCCGCTCCCCTTCTCCCGCAGCCCCGCCCTAGCCCCTCCCGGCCCCTGGGGCCCTCCCAGCCCGCAGTAGCTCCCCTCCCCGCCAGTGGAccggctgggctgggctggagaaCACCACCCGCACCTCCGGACCGCAGAGAGAGCCGGACCAAGGCCCAGGGTGCTGGAGTTGGCCGGAGCTGGCCCCAGAGGTAAAAAGGAGGGAGCAGTGCCTGGGGTGGGGACTGTCAGGCGAGGACGTGACCCTTGTGATCCTGACTCCTGgtggggcggggttgggggcaggaatgGCGGAGTCACTGGTCTctagggtggggatggggaatgGGGAAGATAGAAGGCTCTGGGCTGGGTGGAAAGAGCCAGGTGCCAGAATGGCAGTGGAGCGGGGATTCGCCGGTCCGGGAAGACCCGGCGTCCCGGCGTCGGGTGGTCAGTGGAGGGCTGGGTTAGGGTCTGGACCGCAGAAGCCTCACAGGAGTTGCCAGGGCCCCGCCCAAACCCCCGCCCCAAAGGCCTCTGTGTCTCTTCAGCAGCTCCCACAGCCGCCCCTTCCCTGGGCCAGGTCATGCGCTGCCCCAAGTGCCTTCTCTGCCTGTCAGCGCTGCTCACACTCCTGGGCCTCAAAGTGTACATCGAGTGGACGTCCGAGCCCCGGCTGGGCAAGGCCTACCCAGGGCCCCGCAGCACTCTGCTAGGCCCCACGCCAGCCAGCACTGAGCCCACCCTGCCGGCCAACCTCTCGGCCCGTCTGGGCCAGACTGGCCCCCTGCCCTTGGCTTACTGGAACCAGCAGCAGTGGCGGCTGGGGACCCTGCCCGGAGTGAACAGCACGGAGGCGGGGGACTGTGGTGCTTGGGGGGCCGCCGCCGCGGCTGAGATCCCCGACTTCGCTTCCTACCCCGAGGACCTCCGCCGCTTCCTGCTGTGGGCTGCCTGCCGGAGCTTCCCTCCGTGGCTGCCCACAGGCGGCGGAGGCCAGGTGACCGGCTGCGAGGATCCCGGTGATGTCCCCTTCCTGCTGTTGGCTGTCAAGTCAGAACCAGGGCGCTTTGCGGAACGACAGGCCgtgagggagacctggggcaGGCCAGCCCCCGGGGTCCGGCTGCTCTTCCTCCTGGGGTCCCCAGTGGGCCAGGCGGGGCCAGACCTCGGCACCCTGGTGTCCTGGGAGAGCCGGCGCTACGGTGACCTGCTGCTCTGGGACTTCCTCGACGTCCCCTTCAACCAGACGCTCAAAGACTTGATGCTGCTGGCCTGGCTTGGCCGCCACTGCCCCAGCGTGAGCTTTGTCCTGCAGGCCCAGGATGATGCCTTCGTGCGCACCCCTGCTCTGCTGGACCACCTGCGGGGCCTACCGCCTGTCAGGGCCCGGGGCCTCTACCTGGGTGAGGTTTTCATCCAGGCCAAGCCTCTCCGGAAGCCCGGAGGACCCTTCTACGTACCCGGGTCCTTCTTCGAGGGCAGCTACCCGGCCTACGCCAGCGGGGGCGGCTACGTCATCGCGGGGCGCTTGGCACCCTGGCTGCTGCAGGCGGCAGCCCGCGTGGCCCCCTTCCCCTTTGGCGACGTCTACACTGGCCTGTGCTTTCAAGCCCTGGGCCTGGCCCCCAGGACCCACAAAGGCTTCCTCACTGCCTGGCCGGCAGACCGCACTGCTGACCCCTGTGCCTTCAGAGACCTGCTGCTTGTGCGGCCCCTCAGCCCTCAGGACAGCATCCGGCTCTGGAAACAGCTGCAGGACCCTGGGCTCCAGTGCAGAGCCCCAGAGGCagaggcggggaggggcgggcaggGCAGCCCCTGAGGGGTGAGGAAGGAGGTCCTGGAATGGAGGCTGCTTGAGCTCCTACTGGgccttgtctttttgtttttgaaacaaaAACACACTCCGCATTCTGAGACCTGGAGTCTCTCTTGTCTACCGGAACCTGGGGTAGTGTACAGAGCAAGGCTCAGCTGCCCCCTGACCTTCACACCAGATGCTGCCCCCACCCTGGGCGAGGTCTGCTCCAATGGCCTAGCCGTCATACTGGACACCAGCTCTGACCCATTCTTCAGGAGACCAGAGGTCATCTCTGGAGGGCCCCACCCCCATGCTATTTGCTGAAACTGACCCTCCAGCTTGTGAAAGTCTCTGGAAGAAGACGACAGCTCAACAGCCTTGGCTTTACTCATCTTCAATGGAGGAGCTAGGGGAGTCCCAAGCCAGCCATGCTGGCCTTGCTTCCCATGTCCCCACTTCAGGAAACAGAAACCAGAGGTGGCAGGGAGCCAAACACAGAGACATAGTTTATTCACTACTTGCTGACCTCTAATTCTGAGTCAAGTTCCACAGACTCACCCACCACGTCTAGCCCCAGCCCTCAGGGGTGTCTAGTCCCAGAGGTGCCCTCGCCCAGCCCCTGGGAGAAGACCGTGTAACTCAGGGTGGAGAAGGGGCTGACCAGTGTAACAGCCTAGCGGAACAGGAGCTGCCTCAAGTACTGCCTGGCTCCTGAGTGTGTTGGAGGCAGCTGTCTGAGGAAGCTGGCACCCTGCCAGTCCCATCTGCCCCTCAAACTGGGGCTGCCTCTTGGGGTAGTTGAGGCACTACCCCAAGGGCTATGGGGCCTCACTTCTCGAAGTGGTCCAGCGGGTAGTGTTCACCATAGGTCTGGAGGTGACGTGCCAGAGACTCCTGCTGCTTGCGGAGCTGGGCAGGCATCTCCTGATACACGTCCGAGAAGATCAAGTTGGGGTTGGGCTTCAGCTTCCGCTCAGCCTGCTCAAAGGCCTCCATTACCTGGGAGACAAGGGGTGGTGGGCAGGCAGCCCATCCCTTACCCAGGAACCTACCTCCTCCTGTGGGACCTCGGCAAGGGGTTAAGACCCCTGAGCCTCAAGTTCCCATGCAGGTGACGGAAATAATCATCCTAACAGTGGTGACAGCTAACATCACCAATCCCAGCTTCTCCATCCTTAGTGGAACCAGGCACTGTACCAAGAGTACAGAATCATTTTGGTCTCTTAGCAGCCTTAAGAAGCAGGCAACTCGGGAGAGGAAAGTGAGGCAAAGAGAAGGACGTGTCCATGATGTCAGAGTCAGGAAGCGCATGCTGCCCAACACCAGAGTCCACCCTGCCCACTGGGCTGCAATGTCCCTGGCATTCAACGACCAGGGCTGAGGAGGGCAGTGCACCGACTCTGGTGGGCACTTATACTGCATTTGGAGTAAGTGCAAGGCCTCAGACAAACTTCTGAGGCAGGTACCCAGTATCCCTCTTCAGAGATGAAAGAGCTGGGGCCAGACATCTGCTGGGACATGGCCAAGGTGCACGTGTCTGGGCATCGTGACATCAGGGCTATCCCCAAGACTCCATTCAATGGCACTCCCCCCTACGCCCCACagctgggcttccccggtggctcaatggaaaagaatagtcCTGCCAGtacaggacatgtgggttcaatccctggattgggaagatcccctggagaaggaatacaCCAGTATTCCTGtgagagaaatcccatggacagaggagcctggtgggctacagtccatggggtcacaagagaggcGGTTGCGatgagcaactaaacgacaacgaACAACCCCCCGGCCTCTCCCTTCTTGCAGCCGTCCTTATGAAGCATCATGGCCCCTGGGGTGGGTTCCCACTGGGGCGGGGAAGCCCTGCCTCACCTTCTTGCGGGACTGCTTCCTCCAGGCCTTCTCCTGCTCGTCGTCCCACCAGCCGCGGCTCTGCAGGTGATGCCGCAGCCGGGAGATGGGGTGGTCCTGCTTGTCCCAGTAGTTGACCTCGTCCACTGAGCGGTACGCCGAGCTGTCGTCACTGGTGCTGTGGTGCCCGATCCtacagggggaggggaggcctgggTCAGGCTGCGGCCCTGCAGGCAAGGGTCAGGAGGGCAAGGCTAGACTGGAACAGAGGATGGGAACGGAACGGAGGCCAGAGGGTACGGGGCAATGGGGTTGTGCTGTGGAGAGTGACCAACACGGGGGAGAAGCTGCGGACAGGCTGTCACGGTTGGGGGATGATGGGGGGCAGCCAGCAGGTACCTGTAGGTCATGGCCTCAATGAGGAAGGGCTGGTTCTCCGCCACGGCCCGCCGCCGGGCCTCCTTGGTGGCGTTGTACACGGCAAACACATCATTGCCGTCCACGCGGATGGACAGGATGCCGTACCCGGGGCCTCGAGCCGCTGTGGGGACAGAGAGGCCGGCCAGGCCCCAGGGCTCAGTCGAGACCTGAgccgggaggggaggggagcggagcggaggggaggggaggggagcggagGGCCCTCACCTATGCCGTCCCCGCGGTACTGCTCCGAGGTGGGCGTGGAGATGGCGTAGCCGTTGTTCCGACAGAAGAAGATGATGGGGCACTCGAGGGTGGCGGCGAAGTTGAAGCCGGCGTGGGCGTCCCCCTCACTGGCCGCCCCCTCTCCAAAGTAACAGATGACCACCCTGTTAGCGTTGGCCCTCTTGGCCGCGTAGGCCGCCCCGACCGCTGTAGAAGCAGACACATGCGCGTCTCACCTGCGCTCATACCCCTGTTCCCCGACCCGGGCCTCTGGGGCTCAGTCTGGCGGTCGCCAGGCTCTGAGGGGAAGAAAACACCTGAGCCCTCGAGAAGCTCCCCACCTGGTCCTCTCCCCTCAGCTGATGGCAGCTCCATCCTTCCAACCACTCAGGCTAAAACCTTCAGCATCTTTGAGTCCGGTCATTCCCACACCCGCTCCACTTCCAAAATGGGAGTTAACATTTGACCTCTTCTTCAGCTCGCCCTGGTGGTCCCAGCCCCACCTCTCCCCTGCGTGCCTGAgcagcctcccccacccctgctcctcccacccaccctgttACCCTCCGGTTAAACCCTGAGCCAGACCGACAGGagactctctcctcttcctcccgcAGCGGGGGTCCTCTGTGGGTCCAAGTGTGCTCAAAAGTCAAGAGCCGGTATCACACCCGGGCCGTTTTCCCTGTAGGCCTTATGACCCCTGACATACTCCACGTGTTATCTGCACCAGATGCCGTCCATCTCCCCGACCAGGGTCAGCACCCAGAGGCCTCAG
Encoded here:
- the DMAC2 gene encoding distal membrane-arm assembly complex protein 2 — translated: MSLFRLHNPSKMAAPRASLRLVAPVWNRGTSGIRGLSKAVDPEGSQKKGRTLLQFLTDHFYDVEAVREYLLRKQVLKVQKKNRSFTYIKERYGPYVAGAYFVLKQGGAVKFRDREWMRANEQGLSSLEFRKLQEVPVEAVDASGCAINYQGLDNLLALKELQSLSLRRCPHVDDWCLGRLYQLADSLQELSLAGCPRISERGLACLHHLQNLRRLDISDLPAVSNPGLTQILVEEMLPHCEVLGADWAQGLKVGPEEQSRDAASSPIPAWPSAPPHQARSLPGCAERPTAHPSGSVWLTQLGGSGWGEGRRA
- the BCKDHA gene encoding 2-oxoisovalerate dehydrogenase subunit alpha, mitochondrial: MAMAVAVAVARVWRPSRGLGRTGLPLLRLLGARGLARSHPHRWQQQQHFSSLDDKPQFPGASAEFIDKLEFIQPNVISGIPIYRVMDRQGQIINPSEDPHLPQEKVLKFYKSMTLLNTMDRILYESQRQGRISFYMTNYGEEGTHVGSAAALDDTDLVFGQYREAGVLMYRDYPLELFMAQCYSNVSDLGKGRQMPVHYGCRERHFVTISSPLATQIPQAVGAAYAAKRANANRVVICYFGEGAASEGDAHAGFNFAATLECPIIFFCRNNGYAISTPTSEQYRGDGIAARGPGYGILSIRVDGNDVFAVYNATKEARRRAVAENQPFLIEAMTYRIGHHSTSDDSSAYRSVDEVNYWDKQDHPISRLRHHLQSRGWWDDEQEKAWRKQSRKKVMEAFEQAERKLKPNPNLIFSDVYQEMPAQLRKQQESLARHLQTYGEHYPLDHFEK
- the B3GNT8 gene encoding UDP-GlcNAc:betaGal beta-1,3-N-acetylglucosaminyltransferase 8 — encoded protein: MRCPKCLLCLSALLTLLGLKVYIEWTSEPRLGKAYPGPRSTLLGPTPASTEPTLPANLSARLGQTGPLPLAYWNQQQWRLGTLPGVNSTEAGDCGAWGAAAAAEIPDFASYPEDLRRFLLWAACRSFPPWLPTGGGGQVTGCEDPGDVPFLLLAVKSEPGRFAERQAVRETWGRPAPGVRLLFLLGSPVGQAGPDLGTLVSWESRRYGDLLLWDFLDVPFNQTLKDLMLLAWLGRHCPSVSFVLQAQDDAFVRTPALLDHLRGLPPVRARGLYLGEVFIQAKPLRKPGGPFYVPGSFFEGSYPAYASGGGYVIAGRLAPWLLQAAARVAPFPFGDVYTGLCFQALGLAPRTHKGFLTAWPADRTADPCAFRDLLLVRPLSPQDSIRLWKQLQDPGLQCRAPEAEAGRGGQGSP